A region of the candidate division WOR-3 bacterium genome:
CGTTCTCGAAATTAATACCTCCAGATGCTTCAAGGAGAACCTTTCCATAGTACCCCAGTTCTTTGTATCTTTCAACCACCCGGGAGATTTCCATTGGGCTCATATTATCAAGCATAACTATATCGGCACCCGCCTCTGCTGCGGATACTGCGTCTTCCAAACTCTCCACCTCAACTTCTATTTTATGGACGAAACTTGTCTTCTCCTTGGCCAGCTTAACAGCCTCCTTTACCCCTCCAAGCAGTTTCAGATGATTATCTTTAATCATAACCGCATCGGATAACGAAAATCGGTGGGTGTCACCCCCACCGGCCTTAAAGGCCATTTTTTCAAAGTATCTCATACCGGGAGTAGTTTTTCTTGTGCAGGCAATTACAATCTCCGGATTTACTGACCTGGCCTTCATAACGAAGAAGGCGACCTGAGTAGTTATACCGGAAAGATGCCCGATCAAATTCAACAGCGTTCTTTCCAGTTGTAAAATCAACCTTGCATGCCCTTCTAAAAAGGCAAGTACTTCATCCTTTACAACCCAATCACCGTCGTTTTTCTTAAGCTTAACATTTATACCATAATGTTCACACAACCCTTTCGCATACTCAAGGCCGAAAACCTTGAAATTTTCCCTCGCCTCAATCCTTGCTTTACAGCGAGTGCCCTGGGGAATTAGTTCCGAGGTAATGTCACCAAAAGGTATATCTTCCTCAACATATTCCAGCAGTTTCTTTAAAATTCTCTGTTCCATCGTTATAATTATTTAACCTCAGGCAGGTATAAGCAAGGAGGAAATATGGCTATCCTATTAAGTAGGGAATCGAGGGTTATTGTTCAGGGAATAACCGGACGTGACGGTTCCTTCCACGCTAAATTGATGAAAGAATATGGAACAAAGGTTGTTGGAGGTGTGACCCCGGGAAAAGGCGGACAATTTGTCGATGGTATACCCGTCTTTAATACTGTCAAAGAGGCAGTTGAAAAGGAAGGGGCTGACGTGTCTTGTATTTTTGTTCCCGCTCCCTTTGCAGCCGATGCTATTATGGAAGCAGCCGATGCCGGAATAAAGTTAATAGTGGCAATCACAGAGGGCATACCTATCCAGGATATGGTGAAAGTTGTTAAATTTGTGGAGGAAAAGGGGGCAAGACTCATTGGACCTAACTGCCCAGGTTTGATAACCCCGGGGGAAGCAAAGGTTGGCATTCTTCCAGGTCACATTTTTATGAGAGGCCCAGTGGGTGTAATATCGAGGAGTGGAACGCTCACCTACGAAATTGTCAGTCATTTAACGGCTGCAAAGATTGGGCAGTCTACTGCCATTGGAATTGGCGGAGATCCAATTATTGGGACTAAATTCATTGACCTTTTGAAACTGTTTAAAGAAGATCAGGAAACCAAGGCGGTTGTTCTCGTGGGAGAGATAGGGGGAACCGATGAGCAAGAGGCAGCTTCCTACATAAAAGCAGAATTTGGTAAACCCGTTGTTGCCTTTATCGCAGGAAGAACAGCACCAAGGGAAAAACGCATGGGACACGCAGGTGCGATAATTTCGGGGAGTGAGGGTACAGCGGAGGAAAAAATCAAGGCATTCAACGAGGCGGGGGTTCCAGTTGCCAAGGAGCCAAGAGAGGTTGCCGAACTCATCGCGCAGGTTCTCAAGTAATGATCTTTATTCTACTTCTCTTAAATCAAATTGATTCTACCCTGCTGGCGAATCTGAAAGAGAAACCTTTCAAAACCGAATTTGTCGAAATCGTCCAATATAAAGAGATGAAAACCCAGGATACCTTTCGTGGAAATTTAACTCGCAAAGGATCAAACATAAAAATGGAAGTTGTTTACCCATCCAAGGAAACCTACCTAATAAGAAATGATACACTTTTTGTAATAAGCCAGGGGAAAGTAACTTCTTATCCCCTTGAGGAAGATGCCCTCAAACTCTTGAACTTCCAATTTTTGAGCGACACCATTAATTATGAACTTAAGGTTTCCGAGGACACTCTATACCTTAAATCAAAAAAGGAGTCTCTGTTCCTCATGGCAAAGTTAGTAATACAAAAGGGCATTCCCGAAATTCTTTCCATTGAAGACGAAGAGAAAATTCTTAAGTTCTCCTTTAAAAAATGGAAATTCTATGAGTGAGATTCTCGAAAGAGGTAACAACTGTTTTGTCTGCGGCGAAAAAAATCCAATCGGCCTAAAGGTGAAAGTTGAAGGTTCAGGCCCCGAAAGGTTTATAAAGGTGAGGCTTGATTCCAACTATGAAGGATACGAAGGGATAATACATGGGGGGATTTTAGTTACACTCATGGATGAAGTAATGGCTTACGCAGTCTCTGATGGGATAAACTGGGGGGTTACCGCTTCTATTGAAGCGAAGTTTAGGAAAAAGGTCGAATCTGGGAAAACCGTTATAGTGTGGGGAAAACTAATTGAAAGATCAGGCAATTGGGCAAAAGCCGAAGCAAGGATTACTTATGAAGGAGACGACACGATACTCGCTGAAGCAAAAGCCCTTTTTAAATTAGTTTTGATAAAATAATCTCGCAACTTCTTCCTTAATTTGAAAAAATACAAAAATGCCTCTTAGCACATCAAAATATAAGACTGCTTACAGATTAACTAAACTAATTGTTGCTAAAAACTGTAGCCTTCCAGACTACCAAAGGTAAAGGGTCCTCCCTGAATTCAATATTATCTTTAAGTAGTCTCTGTGAGCACTATCCTGATACTCGTACTTTCTACCGACCACATCCCCAATGTCTAAGTTATTCGCAAAGAAATTCCCAGTTATATCCCTGTATCTTGGTCCCCCCTGGAGCGACTGAATCTTTGAAATAAGCGATACTATCTTAAATGTGATATTCTGATACGGGTAAATAACCTCGACGCTTCTTGTGGAGTCAGATTTGCAAGTTGCTTTGACGAGAATCGAATCACAGCTTGAACTACTCTCCTTGTACACAGTTCCATTAATTGTCCCAACAAACATAGACGCATTGCTAACACCGGTCCTTATTGCGTGAACATCAAAACTCGCAACATTGGCAATATAATAGTAGACATCAACCGTGTCCCCTTTATTCGAAAAGACAGCAGCAAAAAGGGGATTTCCATTTTTAACAAGGTCTATTGAACCTTTCAGAACATGAATATAAGAAGTCATCCCATCAGTGCTG
Encoded here:
- the nadC gene encoding carboxylating nicotinate-nucleotide diphosphorylase; the protein is MEQRILKKLLEYVEEDIPFGDITSELIPQGTRCKARIEARENFKVFGLEYAKGLCEHYGINVKLKKNDGDWVVKDEVLAFLEGHARLILQLERTLLNLIGHLSGITTQVAFFVMKARSVNPEIVIACTRKTTPGMRYFEKMAFKAGGGDTHRFSLSDAVMIKDNHLKLLGGVKEAVKLAKEKTSFVHKIEVEVESLEDAVSAAEAGADIVMLDNMSPMEISRVVERYKELGYYGKVLLEASGGINFENVEDYAKTGVNIISSGYLTKTIRSCDVSLEVEE
- the sucD gene encoding succinate--CoA ligase subunit alpha, producing MAILLSRESRVIVQGITGRDGSFHAKLMKEYGTKVVGGVTPGKGGQFVDGIPVFNTVKEAVEKEGADVSCIFVPAPFAADAIMEAADAGIKLIVAITEGIPIQDMVKVVKFVEEKGARLIGPNCPGLITPGEAKVGILPGHIFMRGPVGVISRSGTLTYEIVSHLTAAKIGQSTAIGIGGDPIIGTKFIDLLKLFKEDQETKAVVLVGEIGGTDEQEAASYIKAEFGKPVVAFIAGRTAPREKRMGHAGAIISGSEGTAEEKIKAFNEAGVPVAKEPREVAELIAQVLK
- a CDS encoding PaaI family thioesterase — protein: MSEILERGNNCFVCGEKNPIGLKVKVEGSGPERFIKVRLDSNYEGYEGIIHGGILVTLMDEVMAYAVSDGINWGVTASIEAKFRKKVESGKTVIVWGKLIERSGNWAKAEARITYEGDDTILAEAKALFKLVLIK